The window TCGTCCTCCTCGCCACGCTCTCGCCCTCCCACACCGCGTCATGCCTGGTTCGGCCGCACGACGTCGTCGGCTGCCAGCCCAGCGGCTACCTCCCGGGCAGGTCCGGGAACTGCGAGACAAGCAACAGCCCCGAATGCTGCGTCGACGGCAAGCAGTACCTGCAGTTCCTCTGCTCGCCGTCCGTCTCCGCCGCCACCTGGGCCGTCCTCACAGTCAACGGCTTCGGCAAGGGGAAGGACGGCGGCCTCCCGTCCGAATGCGACGGCGCGTACCACGACGACTCGGAGATGGTCGTCGCGCTCTCCACCGGCTGGTTCAGCGGCATGTCCCGCTGCGGCCGCAGCATCAAGATCACTGCGAAGGGTGGCAGCTCCGT is drawn from Triticum dicoccoides isolate Atlit2015 ecotype Zavitan chromosome 6B, WEW_v2.0, whole genome shotgun sequence and contains these coding sequences:
- the LOC119321362 gene encoding putative ripening-related protein 5, which produces MAMAIVLLATLSPSHTASCLVRPHDVVGCQPSGYLPGRSGNCETSNSPECCVDGKQYLQFLCSPSVSAATWAVLTVNGFGKGKDGGLPSECDGAYHDDSEMVVALSTGWFSGMSRCGRSIKITAKGGSSVYAKVVDECDSVHGCDAEHNYEEPCAYNIVDASPAVWDALGLDQSIGLQGVTWSDE